A stretch of DNA from Micromonospora sp. WMMD1155:
CTGCCGGGTGAATCGTGACACCGGAATCCGCCGGGTGGCCGACCACCGACCGGACCGTGGGTCCGGCGGCGCGCGGAATCAGGCGGCTTCGCGCAGGTCGGCCAGGCTCAACGGGGTACGCCGGCGCAGCAGCTCCTCCAGCTCGGCCACCGAACCGACCTCGCCGAGCACGTCGCGGCCACCGCCGAACCGCTGCGGGTAACGGCGGGCCAGCCGGTAGCGGTAGCGGCCCCGGATCAGCTCGACGCTCACCCGCCACCGCCCGCAGCAGTCACAGACCCACTCGGACACCTCGCGAAAGTAGCTCTGACCTGCAGGTATTCGATTCGGTCGGTGGGGACGAGAGGCACAGCGGCGGACACGCCACCCCCGGACCCAGGGTGATCTGCCTCACGGCTGTCGGTGCCGTCTGATTGACTGGTCGCCGTGGACCTGCCGATCAACCCGCCGGTCGAGCCGATGCTGGCCAAGAGCGTTTCCAAGCTGCCCACCACGCCCGGGGTGACCTACGAGCCCAAGTGGGATGGTTTCCGGTGCATCGTGTTCCGCGACGGCGACGAGGTCGAGCTGTCCAGCCGGGGCGGAAAGTCGATGACCCGTTATTTCCCCGAGGTGGTCGAGCAGGCACGCCGGCAGCTGCCCGAGCGGTGCGCCGTCGACGGTGAGCTGATCGTGATCCGGCGCGACGGGCCGACCGGCCAGCCCAGGCTGGATTTCGAGCTGCTGGCCCAGCGTGTGCACCCGGCCGCGTCCCGGGTCAAGATGCTCGCCGAGACCACCCCGGCCGACTTCGTCGCGTTCGACCTGCTGGCGATCGGCGACGAGGCGCTGCTCGACCAGTCCTACCCGCGCCGCCGGGAGCGGTTGGTCGAGGCGCTGGCCGGGGTGCGTCCGCCGGTGCACGTCACCCAGGTCACCACCGATCCGGAGACCGCGCGCCGGTGGTTCGACGTCTTCGAGGGCGCCGGGCTGGACGGGCTGATCGTCAAGCCGGCCGACCTGCCGTACGAGCCGGGCAAGCGGCTGATGTTCAAGGTCAAGCACGCCCGCACCGCCGACGCCGTGGTGGCCGGCTTCCGCTGGCACAAGTCCGGCCCGGTGGTGGGCTCGCTGCTGCTCGGCCTCTACGACGACTCCGGGGTCCTGCACCACGTGGGTGTGAGCGCGTCGTTCAGCATGGCCCGCCGGGCCGAGTTGCTCGACGAGTTGGCGCCCTACCGGGACATCGGCGGCGAGCACCCGTGGGTGCACGGCGACCACGAGCGCGGCCAACGCATCCCGGGTGGGGTGAGCCGGTGGACCGGCACGAAGAACCTGGAGTGGGAGCCGGTGCGCCCGGAGCTGGTCGTCGAGGTGGGCTACGACGCGATGGAGGGCGAGCGGTTCCGGCACACCGCCCAGTTCGTCCGCTGGCGCCCGGACCGCGATCCCCGATCGTGCCGCTACGACCAGCTCGACCGCCCGATCCGCTTCGATGTGGACCAGGTGCTGCGTGGCGACCCGACGGCCACCGTGGACCGGGCCGCCACCGGCTCGGCGTAGCCTGGCCGTCGACCCGACCTCGGAGGATCACGTGACCCGCACCGTCGACCGCTTCCGGATGGCGTCCCGTCGCCGGGCCCGGCGTACCCTCGCCGCCTTCGTCGTCGCCGCGTCGCTCACCGCCGGCTGCACTCTGCCGGCGTTCGCGCCGCGCACCGAGGTGCAGGGCGAAGCGGCTCCGACCGGCAGCGCGCCGACCTGGCGGCCCTGCCCGGACGTGCCAGACGAACTGGTCGGGCGCGGTGCTCCGGACATGCGCTACGAGTGCGCCCGGATCGCGGTGCCGCGCGACTGGGGCACCGGCGCCGGGGCGACGACCGGTCCGGGCACCGGGCAGACCTTCGAGATCGCCCTGCTGCGTGCCCGGTCGACGAAGCAGCGCGACCGCGTCGGATCGTTGGTGGTCAACCCGGGCGGCCCGGGCGGCTCCGGTGTCGACACCGCCGTCTACCTGTCCTTCGGCACCCAGTTCGGCGGGCTGCCCACCTCCATCACCGACCGCTTCGACATCGTCGGCTTCGACCCGCGCGGGGTCTCCCGGTCCAGCCCGGTGAAGTGCATCTCCGACGCTGACCTGGACGCCAGTTTCGGCTTCGACCCGGATCCGTCGAGCCAGGCGGCGTTCGACGACTTCGTCGGCCTGAGTCAGCGGATCGGGCGCGGCTGCGGCGACCGTTACGGCGACCAGTTGCCGCTGTACGGCACCGAACAGGCCGCCCGCGACATGGACGCGGTGCGTGCCGCGGTGGGCGACGACAAGCTCACCTACCTCGGTTACTCGTACGGCACCCTGCTCGGCGCGACCTACGCCCAGCTCTACCCGCAGCGGGTACGGGCGCTGGTGCTCGACGGCGCGGTCGACCCGCAACAGCGGCTGGTGGAGGGTTCGGAGAGCCAGGCCCGCGGCTTCGAACGGGCCTTCACGAACTTCACCCGCTGGTGCGCGGCGAACGCCGGCCGCTGCCCGATCGCGCCGGACGCGCGCGCCGCGGTGACCTCGGCCATCGACAAGGCCAAGGTCTCTCCGGTACGCGGCAGCGACGGCCGGGAGGCCACCGCCGGTTGGGTGTTCTACGCGGTCATCTCGTCGCTCTACACCGAGTCCGGCTGGCAGGAGCTGGCCCAGGCGATCGACCGGCTGGGCCAGGGTGACCCGAAGGACGTGTTCCGGCTCGCCGACTCGTACGCCGGCCGGGAGGACGACGGCCACTACTCGAACCTGTTCGACGCCAACCTGGCCATCAACTGCGCCGACGAGACGGAGAAGCCGAGCCGGGAGCAGATCCGGCGGTTGCAGTCCGAGTGGCGTGGGAAATATCCGCTGTTCGGGCCGGCTCTCGC
This window harbors:
- a CDS encoding alpha/beta hydrolase gives rise to the protein MASRRRARRTLAAFVVAASLTAGCTLPAFAPRTEVQGEAAPTGSAPTWRPCPDVPDELVGRGAPDMRYECARIAVPRDWGTGAGATTGPGTGQTFEIALLRARSTKQRDRVGSLVVNPGGPGGSGVDTAVYLSFGTQFGGLPTSITDRFDIVGFDPRGVSRSSPVKCISDADLDASFGFDPDPSSQAAFDDFVGLSQRIGRGCGDRYGDQLPLYGTEQAARDMDAVRAAVGDDKLTYLGYSYGTLLGATYAQLYPQRVRALVLDGAVDPQQRLVEGSESQARGFERAFTNFTRWCAANAGRCPIAPDARAAVTSAIDKAKVSPVRGSDGREATAGWVFYAVISSLYTESGWQELAQAIDRLGQGDPKDVFRLADSYAGREDDGHYSNLFDANLAINCADETEKPSREQIRRLQSEWRGKYPLFGPALAVGMLSCVEWPGGRDPYPTGKANGAPPIVVVGTTGDPATPYEQTPRLASMLGVGRVLTWEGEGHTAYPQTSCITDAVDAYLLDLTVPREGLRCPAK
- a CDS encoding ATP-dependent DNA ligase, whose amino-acid sequence is MDLPINPPVEPMLAKSVSKLPTTPGVTYEPKWDGFRCIVFRDGDEVELSSRGGKSMTRYFPEVVEQARRQLPERCAVDGELIVIRRDGPTGQPRLDFELLAQRVHPAASRVKMLAETTPADFVAFDLLAIGDEALLDQSYPRRRERLVEALAGVRPPVHVTQVTTDPETARRWFDVFEGAGLDGLIVKPADLPYEPGKRLMFKVKHARTADAVVAGFRWHKSGPVVGSLLLGLYDDSGVLHHVGVSASFSMARRAELLDELAPYRDIGGEHPWVHGDHERGQRIPGGVSRWTGTKNLEWEPVRPELVVEVGYDAMEGERFRHTAQFVRWRPDRDPRSCRYDQLDRPIRFDVDQVLRGDPTATVDRAATGSA